The following proteins are encoded in a genomic region of Streptococcus cristatus AS 1.3089:
- the aroD gene encoding type I 3-dehydroquinate dehydratase, translated as MKLVVSIMPRSLEEAKAIDVSRYDDADIIEWRADLLPKESILNVAPAIFEKFAGRELLFTLRSRGEGGEIDLSDDEYVALIKEVANFYSPDYVDFEYYSHKDKFEEMLEFPNLVLSYHNFEETPENMMEILSELTSLNPKVVKVSVMAHNEQDVLDLMNYTRGFKILNPEQEYVTISMGKVGKISRLAADLTGSSWSFASVEQPSAPGQVSLANMKVVREILNEN; from the coding sequence ATGAAATTAGTCGTTTCAATCATGCCCAGAAGTTTAGAAGAGGCTAAAGCAATTGATGTGAGTCGTTATGATGATGCTGACATTATCGAATGGCGCGCGGACCTTTTGCCTAAAGAGAGCATTCTGAACGTTGCTCCTGCTATTTTCGAGAAATTTGCTGGACGTGAATTGCTCTTCACGCTGCGAAGTCGCGGAGAAGGTGGCGAAATTGATCTCTCAGATGATGAATATGTTGCTCTTATCAAAGAAGTAGCCAATTTTTATTCGCCAGACTATGTTGATTTTGAATACTATTCGCATAAAGATAAATTTGAAGAAATGCTCGAGTTTCCAAATTTAGTTCTCAGTTATCATAATTTTGAGGAAACGCCTGAAAATATGATGGAAATTTTGTCAGAATTGACTTCTTTGAATCCTAAGGTGGTCAAGGTTTCTGTCATGGCGCACAATGAGCAGGACGTCTTGGATCTGATGAACTATACTCGTGGATTTAAGATTTTGAACCCTGAACAAGAGTATGTAACGATTTCTATGGGAAAAGTTGGGAAGATTTCTCGCTTAGCTGCAGATTTGACAGGTTCAAGCTGGTCTTTTGCCAGTGTTGAGCAGCCGAGTGCACCAGGTCAGGTTTCTCTAGCAAACATGAAGGTTGTGCGGGAGATTTTAAATGAAAATTAA
- a CDS encoding shikimate dehydrogenase, which translates to MKINGHTRLAAVVAKPIKHSISPFIHNTAFEKTAVNGVYLAWEIEAGDLEATVANIRRYDMFGINLSMPYKQEVIQYLDELAPSARLIGAVNTVVNKNGTLIGYNTDGKGFFKSLPSFAIQRKKMTILGAGGAATAIIAQAALDQAEEIFVFTRQTSYANTVSKMVAISRQTKSRIQVLNLEDPALLQEKITQSDLLVNGTSVGMDGESLPLVESIQLPAKILVADVIYKPFETPFLKWARSQKVEAVNGLGMLLYQAAEAFELWTGQPMPCQEIWQQLEALYK; encoded by the coding sequence ATGAAAATTAATGGCCATACTCGTCTAGCAGCAGTTGTTGCTAAGCCGATTAAGCATAGCATTTCACCATTTATTCATAATACTGCCTTTGAGAAGACTGCTGTCAATGGTGTCTACCTTGCTTGGGAAATTGAAGCAGGGGATTTAGAAGCGACCGTTGCTAATATCCGAAGGTATGATATGTTTGGGATAAATTTGTCAATGCCCTACAAGCAGGAGGTCATCCAATATCTTGATGAATTGGCTCCCAGCGCCCGTCTTATCGGAGCTGTGAATACCGTGGTGAATAAAAATGGTACATTGATAGGATATAATACGGATGGCAAGGGCTTTTTTAAGAGCTTGCCGTCTTTTGCTATTCAGCGCAAAAAAATGACCATTTTAGGTGCTGGAGGAGCCGCGACAGCTATTATCGCTCAAGCTGCTTTGGATCAAGCAGAAGAAATTTTTGTTTTTACTCGGCAGACCTCCTATGCTAATACTGTCAGCAAGATGGTAGCAATCAGTCGCCAAACTAAGAGCAGGATTCAGGTGCTGAACTTGGAAGACCCGGCTCTTCTACAGGAGAAAATTACCCAATCTGACCTGTTGGTCAATGGAACAAGTGTGGGTATGGATGGAGAATCTTTACCTCTAGTAGAAAGTATTCAACTACCTGCAAAGATTTTAGTCGCGGATGTGATTTATAAACCTTTTGAAACACCTTTTTTAAAGTGGGCTCGAAGTCAGAAGGTAGAGGCAGTGAATGGTCTAGGTATGTTGCTTTATCAGGCAGCAGAAGCTTTTGAGCTTTGGACAGGACAACCCATGCCTTGTCAGGAAATTTGGCAGCAGCTAGAAGCTCTGTATAAATAG
- the aroB gene encoding 3-dehydroquinate synthase, producing the protein MKLNVNLPHHPYDITIEKGALSQAGNWLSQLWQPQKVVIVTDNRVGRLYAEKVKLSLAAAGFETFVFDFLEGEASKNLKTVNKVYEFLVKVGLTRSDGIVALGGGVVGDLAGFAASTYMRGIHFVQIPTSLTAQVDSSIGGKTGVNTPWAKNMVGTFTQPDGVLIDPDVLQTLGQRELIEGMGEVVKYGLIEDKELWDELSEMDGSPESILEHAESIIYHSCDVKRKIVVEDELDNGVRLYLNFGHTIGHAIEATAGYGKVMHGEAVAIGMVQVSRAAEKKGLMPAGITEDIIHMCQKFGLPVDHEPWDENALYQALTHDKKARGNSIKLVLVPELGSASIHQIPLEEMKEFLKK; encoded by the coding sequence ATGAAATTAAATGTAAATCTCCCCCATCATCCCTATGATATTACCATCGAAAAAGGTGCCTTATCTCAGGCTGGAAACTGGCTGAGTCAGCTTTGGCAACCTCAGAAGGTGGTTATCGTCACGGACAATCGAGTGGGCAGACTCTATGCGGAAAAGGTCAAGCTGAGTTTGGCAGCGGCTGGATTTGAGACTTTTGTCTTTGATTTTTTAGAAGGCGAAGCCAGCAAGAATTTAAAGACGGTCAACAAAGTCTATGAGTTTTTGGTCAAGGTTGGTCTGACCCGCAGTGACGGTATTGTGGCCTTGGGTGGCGGCGTTGTTGGTGATTTGGCAGGTTTTGCTGCTTCGACCTATATGCGGGGCATTCATTTCGTGCAGATTCCGACCAGTCTGACAGCTCAAGTGGACTCCTCTATCGGTGGTAAGACAGGTGTCAATACGCCTTGGGCAAAGAATATGGTCGGGACCTTTACCCAGCCTGACGGAGTTCTGATTGACCCAGATGTCTTGCAGACCTTAGGGCAACGTGAATTGATTGAAGGCATGGGCGAGGTAGTCAAGTACGGCTTGATTGAGGATAAGGAACTCTGGGACGAACTGTCAGAAATGGATGGCAGTCCAGAGTCGATTTTGGAGCATGCAGAGAGCATCATCTACCATTCTTGCGATGTCAAGCGTAAGATTGTGGTCGAGGACGAGCTGGATAATGGCGTCCGCCTCTATCTGAATTTCGGTCATACTATTGGGCACGCTATCGAAGCGACAGCAGGCTACGGAAAAGTCATGCACGGTGAAGCTGTGGCGATTGGCATGGTACAAGTTTCCCGCGCCGCTGAAAAGAAAGGCCTCATGCCAGCCGGAATTACAGAAGACATCATCCATATGTGTCAGAAGTTTGGCTTGCCGGTGGATCATGAGCCTTGGGATGAAAATGCTCTCTATCAGGCCTTGACCCACGATAAGAAAGCTCGAGGCAACTCTATCAAGCTAGTACTGGTGCCCGAGCTAGGGTCGGCTAGTATTCACCAGATTCCGCTGGAAGAGATGAAAGAATTTCTGAAGAAATAA
- the aroC gene encoding chorismate synthase, with protein sequence MRYLTAGESHGPRLTAIIEGVPAGLPLTADYINAELKRRQGGYGRGARMKIESDQVEITSGVRHGLTMGGPITLNVTNLDHQKWLEIMSAADVDEKKKGLRKITKPRPGHADLVGGMKYRFDDLRNSLERSSARETTMRVAVGAVAKRLLEEIGVEVASHIVTFGGIDIDVPDNLTVAEIKERAAQSEVSIVNPEREEEIKAYIDQIKKDGDTIGGVIETVVGGAPVGLGSYVQWDKKLDAKIAQGVVSINAFKGVEFGVGFEAGRLKGSQVMDEILWSEEDGFTRRTNNLGGFEGGMTNGQPIVVRGVMKPIPTLYKPLMSVDIETHEPYKATVERSDPTALPAAGVVMESVVATVLATEVLEKFSSDNLEELKDAVARHREFVKNF encoded by the coding sequence ATGAGATACTTAACTGCAGGAGAATCCCACGGACCACGTCTGACAGCTATTATTGAGGGAGTGCCGGCTGGTCTTCCTTTGACCGCTGACTATATCAATGCTGAGCTCAAGCGCCGCCAGGGTGGGTACGGCCGCGGTGCCCGCATGAAGATTGAAAGTGACCAAGTTGAGATTACCTCTGGGGTTCGGCATGGCTTGACCATGGGCGGCCCGATTACCCTCAATGTTACAAATCTGGATCATCAGAAGTGGCTGGAGATTATGAGCGCAGCGGATGTGGATGAAAAGAAAAAAGGGCTGCGTAAGATTACCAAACCACGCCCTGGCCATGCGGACTTGGTTGGTGGTATGAAATACCGCTTTGATGATTTGCGAAATTCTCTAGAGCGCTCTTCTGCCCGCGAAACGACCATGCGTGTAGCTGTTGGAGCAGTAGCCAAGCGCTTACTGGAAGAAATCGGTGTAGAGGTTGCCAGTCATATCGTGACCTTTGGCGGTATTGATATCGATGTACCAGACAATCTGACTGTAGCAGAAATCAAGGAAAGAGCCGCCCAGTCTGAGGTTTCCATTGTCAATCCCGAGCGTGAAGAAGAAATCAAGGCCTACATTGATCAAATTAAGAAAGACGGGGATACTATCGGTGGTGTCATTGAGACTGTTGTTGGCGGTGCGCCGGTCGGTCTAGGCTCCTATGTCCAATGGGACAAGAAGCTGGATGCCAAGATTGCTCAAGGAGTCGTGTCCATCAATGCTTTCAAGGGAGTTGAGTTTGGCGTGGGCTTTGAAGCCGGCCGTCTCAAGGGCAGTCAAGTCATGGATGAAATCCTTTGGTCTGAGGAAGATGGCTTCACTCGCCGAACCAATAATCTAGGCGGCTTTGAGGGCGGTATGACCAATGGTCAGCCAATCGTAGTGCGCGGGGTTATGAAGCCCATTCCAACCCTTTACAAGCCACTGATGAGCGTGGATATTGAGACCCACGAGCCTTATAAGGCGACAGTGGAACGGAGCGATCCTACGGCTCTTCCAGCGGCGGGTGTTGTCATGGAAAGCGTGGTGGCAACAGTTTTAGCCACTGAAGTCCTAGAGAAGTTTTCTTCGGACAATTTAGAAGAACTAAAGGATGCAGTAGCCCGCCATCGGGAATTTGTCAAGAACTTTTAG
- a CDS encoding prephenate dehydrogenase: MERKRVYIAGLGLIGASLALGIRRAHPEIEILGYNRSEESRRVALERGMVDRVTDDFAAFAPLADVIILAVPIKQTIAFIKDLAELNLKENVIISDAGSTKLRIVAAAEKYLQNRPVRFVGAHPMAGSHKTGAKAAHVTLFENAYYIFTPSSLTKPGTLEEMQDLLSGLNARFIQVDAAEHDRVTSQISHFPHILASSLMEQAAAYSQEHELTQSFAAGGFRDMTRIAESEPGMWTSILLTNPEAILERMEDFKNQLDKVAAAIEAKDETAIWEFFDRGRQSRKQMEIHKRAGVDSFYDLFINVPDEEGAILGVLELLRGTSVVNIRINEENREDTHGILQITFKNRQDLEKSAKIVRENTVYEVFLD; the protein is encoded by the coding sequence ATGGAGAGAAAAAGAGTCTATATCGCAGGACTGGGACTGATTGGAGCTTCCTTGGCTCTGGGCATCAGGCGAGCTCATCCTGAAATAGAGATTCTTGGCTACAATCGCAGTGAAGAATCGCGCAGAGTTGCATTAGAGCGGGGAATGGTAGATCGGGTAACGGATGATTTTGCGGCCTTTGCTCCATTGGCTGATGTGATTATTCTGGCTGTGCCCATCAAGCAGACCATAGCATTTATCAAGGACTTAGCGGAGCTGAACCTGAAGGAAAATGTTATCATCTCCGATGCTGGATCGACCAAGTTAAGGATTGTGGCTGCAGCAGAAAAGTATCTACAGAATAGACCCGTCCGCTTTGTCGGTGCTCATCCCATGGCCGGAAGTCACAAGACCGGAGCCAAGGCCGCCCATGTCACTCTCTTTGAAAATGCCTATTATATTTTCACCCCCTCTAGCCTGACCAAGCCTGGTACGCTTGAGGAAATGCAGGACTTACTGAGTGGTCTTAATGCCCGTTTTATCCAGGTGGACGCAGCCGAGCATGACCGAGTGACCAGTCAAATCAGTCATTTTCCGCATATCTTAGCCTCCAGCCTTATGGAGCAAGCGGCAGCTTATAGCCAAGAGCATGAGCTGACCCAGTCTTTTGCAGCTGGTGGTTTTCGCGATATGACACGGATTGCAGAGAGTGAGCCAGGTATGTGGACCTCTATCCTCTTGACAAATCCTGAAGCCATTTTGGAGCGGATGGAAGATTTTAAAAACCAGCTAGACAAGGTTGCCGCAGCGATTGAGGCTAAGGACGAGACAGCTATCTGGGAATTTTTCGACCGAGGCCGGCAAAGCCGCAAGCAGATGGAAATTCATAAGCGGGCTGGTGTGGATAGCTTTTATGACCTCTTTATCAACGTTCCTGATGAAGAAGGAGCCATTCTTGGTGTGCTAGAATTACTAAGAGGAACTTCCGTCGTCAATATCCGTATCAACGAGGAAAACCGCGAAGATACCCACGGTATTCTGCAAATTACCTTTAAAAATCGCCAAGACTTGGAAAAATCTGCTAAAATAGTAAGAGAAAATACTGTTTATGAAGTATTTTTGGACTAA
- a CDS encoding YlbF/YmcA family competence regulator, whose product MTNIYDLANELSRGLREMPEYKAVVESKQAINADSEAKAIFDDYLAFQKELQQLAQTGQMPTPDIQEKMQSFGDKIQGNDLLSAFFNKQQQLSVYLSDIERIIFEPIQELF is encoded by the coding sequence ATGACAAATATCTATGATTTAGCCAATGAACTCAGTCGTGGACTTCGCGAAATGCCAGAATACAAAGCCGTAGTAGAAAGCAAGCAGGCTATCAATGCGGACAGTGAAGCCAAAGCTATTTTTGATGACTACCTAGCTTTCCAGAAAGAGCTGCAGCAACTGGCTCAAACAGGTCAAATGCCGACTCCAGATATTCAGGAAAAAATGCAGAGTTTTGGAGATAAAATTCAAGGAAATGATCTTTTGTCAGCTTTCTTTAACAAGCAGCAACAACTCTCTGTCTACTTGTCTGATATTGAACGGATTATTTTTGAACCGATTCAGGAACTATTCTAA
- a CDS encoding thioesterase family protein, with the protein MTLETRKIAIQDTYGDRFQHCWGCGPKNELGLHLKTYPSLDGKECVTRIRPESHYTGGVPANLFGGMIAMIFDCHGTASAAWFAHQEKGLDLTEDTVIGRFITARLEVDYQSPTPIDQEIIVTSHLEELGARKAIIVMEMSVAGQQRAKARMIAVAVKDHM; encoded by the coding sequence ATGACTTTAGAAACAAGAAAGATTGCTATTCAAGATACATATGGCGACCGATTTCAACATTGCTGGGGCTGTGGCCCTAAGAATGAACTAGGTCTGCATTTAAAGACTTATCCTAGCTTGGATGGGAAGGAATGTGTCACTAGAATACGACCAGAATCTCACTACACTGGTGGTGTGCCAGCCAATCTCTTTGGTGGCATGATTGCTATGATTTTTGATTGCCATGGAACGGCTTCAGCGGCTTGGTTTGCCCATCAAGAGAAAGGCTTAGACTTGACCGAAGATACAGTTATTGGACGCTTTATCACAGCTCGCTTAGAAGTTGATTACCAGAGCCCGACGCCTATTGACCAAGAAATCATCGTCACTTCGCATCTTGAGGAGTTGGGAGCAAGGAAAGCTATAATCGTCATGGAGATGTCAGTTGCAGGACAGCAAAGAGCCAAGGCTAGAATGATAGCAGTTGCAGTGAAAGATCATATGTAG
- a CDS encoding DUF695 domain-containing protein, protein MSFFGKILGTSQDSHLPIEEISADLENLPNEWGSFSTLIDGRMASIRLNLALDSVAPYPSYTYALRLKIAILNVDPETGFPDYDEFSNLNLIEDRLSEAMKRIAAIYVGVVITDGHIEFYYYLKNREKHMPVIAQVMEQFSKYQYSSATLVDPDWKQYFDFLYPNEYEYQSILNQRIWYRLEKDGDDHSQLREITHKFSFETYEDRVSFMGDVSALDYDVSSKKKKEGDPRPYKLKIARFDTTELPSINQHVWELIEISKKYNGKYSGWSCNVV, encoded by the coding sequence ATGAGTTTTTTTGGAAAAATCTTAGGGACAAGTCAAGACAGTCATCTACCCATTGAGGAGATTTCTGCTGATTTAGAGAATCTTCCGAATGAATGGGGCTCTTTTTCGACTCTGATTGACGGGCGAATGGCTAGTATACGTCTAAATTTAGCGTTGGATTCTGTCGCTCCCTATCCATCTTATACTTATGCACTACGTTTGAAAATCGCTATTTTGAATGTTGATCCAGAAACAGGTTTTCCAGATTATGATGAATTTTCTAATCTGAACCTTATCGAAGATCGTCTTTCAGAAGCGATGAAGCGCATTGCGGCTATCTATGTCGGAGTGGTTATCACAGATGGTCATATTGAGTTTTATTATTATTTGAAAAATAGAGAAAAACATATGCCTGTCATTGCTCAGGTGATGGAGCAATTTTCTAAGTATCAGTATAGTTCAGCTACCTTAGTGGATCCTGACTGGAAACAATACTTTGACTTCTTGTATCCAAATGAGTATGAGTATCAATCTATTTTAAACCAACGCATCTGGTATCGCTTAGAAAAAGACGGGGATGACCACAGTCAACTAAGGGAAATCACTCATAAGTTTAGTTTTGAGACTTACGAAGATCGTGTTTCATTTATGGGGGATGTCTCTGCTCTCGATTATGATGTTTCTTCTAAAAAGAAAAAAGAAGGCGATCCTCGACCTTATAAACTGAAAATAGCGCGATTTGATACTACCGAGCTCCCTAGCATCAACCAACATGTTTGGGAATTAATAGAAATTTCGAAAAAATATAACGGAAAGTATAGCGGCTGGAGCTGCAATGTGGTATAA
- a CDS encoding CidA/LrgA family protein, whose protein sequence is MKLYVQLMIIFSISIIGEGISSVFHLPIPGSIIGLILLFLALQFKLLRLRHVSMVGNFLLANMTILFLPPAVGIMDKFHVIAPYLLPIILIILGAIVLNMVVIALVVQFIKQHFEGDYEEGGVDHV, encoded by the coding sequence ATGAAGTTATATGTCCAGTTGATGATTATTTTCTCGATTTCCATCATTGGAGAGGGGATATCAAGTGTCTTCCATCTTCCCATTCCAGGTAGTATTATCGGCTTAATCTTGCTATTTCTTGCTTTGCAGTTTAAGTTATTGAGACTCCGACATGTCAGTATGGTCGGCAACTTTCTGTTAGCCAATATGACCATTCTTTTTCTACCTCCGGCTGTAGGGATTATGGATAAGTTTCATGTGATTGCCCCTTATCTGCTGCCAATTATTCTGATTATCCTCGGCGCTATTGTCTTAAATATGGTCGTCATTGCCCTTGTCGTACAGTTCATCAAGCAGCATTTTGAAGGCGATTATGAGGAAGGAGGGGTGGATCATGTCTAA
- a CDS encoding LrgB family protein encodes MSNLWSNPLFGLALSIFAYLIGMLIFRRFPHPLTTPLLLAAILVIAFLKLTGISYKDYYVGGAYLNNLIVPSTVALGIPLYKTFHLMKHHARSILLGTFVAVVVNTTFTALLAKFFGMDFFLAISLFPKSVTTAMAVGITDKMQGLTTVTLVVVVATGILTSVMGPTILKLLKIKDPVAVGLALGGTGHAVGTGTAFKYGHVAGAMAGLAIGVTGIMYVIVSPIVAAIILK; translated from the coding sequence ATGTCTAATCTATGGAGTAACCCGTTATTTGGGCTTGCCTTGTCCATTTTTGCCTACCTCATTGGGATGCTGATTTTCCGCAGATTTCCTCATCCTTTGACAACGCCTCTCCTTTTAGCAGCGATTTTGGTTATTGCTTTCTTGAAATTAACAGGTATTTCTTATAAGGACTACTATGTCGGTGGGGCTTATTTGAATAATTTAATCGTTCCGTCAACGGTTGCTTTGGGGATTCCGCTGTACAAAACCTTTCACCTGATGAAGCACCACGCTCGCAGTATTCTGCTAGGAACCTTTGTGGCTGTAGTGGTCAATACGACTTTCACGGCTCTGCTCGCGAAATTCTTCGGGATGGACTTCTTTTTAGCGATTTCCCTATTTCCAAAATCTGTCACAACAGCGATGGCAGTGGGTATTACTGATAAAATGCAGGGCTTGACAACCGTCACTCTGGTTGTTGTTGTGGCGACAGGTATTTTGACAAGTGTCATGGGACCAACTATTCTGAAACTGCTAAAAATTAAGGATCCAGTAGCAGTTGGTCTAGCTTTAGGTGGCACGGGGCATGCAGTTGGTACCGGAACGGCTTTCAAATATGGACATGTTGCTGGAGCTATGGCAGGTCTTGCAATCGGCGTGACAGGAATCATGTATGTGATCGTCAGTCCAATCGTCGCAGCTATTATCTTAAAATAA
- a CDS encoding NADPH-dependent FMN reductase gives MSKVLFIVGSLRQGSFNHQLAAQAEKALAGKAEVSYLDYKDVPFFNQDLESPAPAAVAKVREEILAADAIWIFSPVYNWAIPGVVKNLLDWTSRALDLSDPSGPSALNAKVVTVSSVANGTSPDEVFKHYRSLFPFIRMNVVDQFTGVGINPEAWGTGQLTIAEDKLVELSAQADALLAAIN, from the coding sequence ATGTCTAAAGTACTATTTATTGTTGGCTCACTTCGTCAAGGTTCATTCAATCATCAGTTGGCAGCTCAAGCAGAAAAAGCTCTAGCTGGTAAAGCTGAGGTATCTTATCTTGATTACAAGGATGTTCCATTTTTTAACCAAGACCTCGAAAGTCCAGCTCCAGCTGCTGTTGCTAAGGTTCGTGAAGAAATCCTTGCAGCCGATGCTATCTGGATCTTCTCACCTGTCTACAACTGGGCTATCCCAGGCGTTGTGAAAAACTTGCTCGACTGGACTTCACGCGCGCTTGATTTGTCAGATCCAAGCGGTCCTTCTGCCCTCAACGCCAAAGTGGTGACTGTCTCGTCTGTTGCTAACGGCACTTCACCTGACGAGGTCTTCAAGCACTACCGTAGCCTCTTTCCATTCATTCGTATGAATGTAGTAGACCAATTTACTGGTGTCGGTATCAATCCAGAAGCTTGGGGAACTGGTCAACTGACTATTGCAGAAGACAAACTCGTTGAGCTGTCTGCCCAAGCAGATGCCCTCCTAGCAGCTATCAACTAA
- a CDS encoding MarR family winged helix-turn-helix transcriptional regulator, producing MKITENLDKDTLLDLKTIIVLHKAERTIRNLEAQIFKKHNLTPTQFSVLETLYSKGELRIQDLIDSMLATSGNMTVVIKNMERDGWISRSCDPNDRRSFRIQLTDQGQKKIEAVLPEHMANIRHMTDLLSQNDKEDLVRILKTFKKLS from the coding sequence ATGAAAATAACTGAAAACCTAGACAAGGATACTCTACTGGACCTCAAGACAATTATCGTGCTCCATAAGGCGGAGCGCACCATTCGTAATCTCGAAGCTCAAATTTTTAAAAAGCACAATTTGACGCCAACCCAATTTTCCGTTTTAGAAACCTTATATAGCAAAGGAGAGTTGCGGATTCAAGATTTGATTGACAGCATGCTGGCTACTTCGGGAAATATGACGGTCGTTATCAAAAATATGGAAAGAGATGGCTGGATTAGTCGTAGCTGTGATCCCAATGACCGCCGTTCCTTTCGCATTCAACTAACTGATCAAGGCCAGAAAAAAATCGAGGCTGTCCTACCAGAGCACATGGCCAATATCCGCCACATGACTGACCTCCTCTCCCAAAACGACAAAGAAGATTTGGTGCGGATTTTAAAAACTTTCAAAAAGCTGAGCTAA
- a CDS encoding pyridoxal phosphate-dependent aminotransferase, protein MKLSNRVLNMEESVTLAAAARAKALKAEGRDILSLTLGEPDFPTPKNIQQAAMAAIEDGRASFYTVTSGLPELKTAVVDYFAKYYGYEIQPNQVTVATGAKFTLYTFFMSVIDPGDEVIIPTPYWVSYADQILMAEGKPVFAQATEENNFKVTVAQLEDVRTEKTKVLVLNSPSNPTGMIYTAEELLAIGNWAVEHDILILADDIYGRLVYNGNKFTPISSLSEEIRKQTVVINGVSKSYSMTGWRIGYAVGEPEIISAMSKVAGQTTSNPTAVAQYAAIEALTGSQDTVENMRLAFEERLNTIYPLLAQVPGFEVVKPQGAFYLFPNVKKAMEMKGYTDVTAFTTAILEEVGVALVTGDGFGAPENVRLSYATDMDTLKEAVQRLKDFMEK, encoded by the coding sequence ATGAAATTATCCAATCGTGTTTTAAATATGGAAGAAAGTGTGACTCTGGCGGCGGCAGCCAGAGCGAAAGCTTTGAAGGCTGAAGGCAGGGATATCCTTTCTTTGACCTTGGGAGAGCCAGATTTTCCGACGCCTAAGAATATTCAGCAAGCAGCGATGGCAGCGATTGAGGATGGCAGAGCCAGTTTTTATACGGTAACAAGTGGCCTGCCTGAGCTGAAAACAGCGGTTGTAGACTATTTTGCCAAGTATTACGGCTATGAGATTCAGCCAAATCAAGTAACAGTAGCAACGGGTGCTAAGTTCACTCTATACACCTTCTTTATGAGCGTGATTGATCCAGGAGATGAAGTCATCATTCCGACGCCTTATTGGGTCAGCTATGCCGATCAGATCTTGATGGCTGAAGGAAAGCCTGTTTTTGCTCAAGCGACAGAAGAAAACAACTTTAAGGTGACAGTTGCCCAGCTGGAAGACGTCCGCACTGAGAAGACCAAGGTCTTGGTTCTGAACTCGCCGTCTAATCCGACTGGTATGATTTATACAGCGGAAGAGCTTCTGGCTATTGGAAACTGGGCTGTTGAGCATGATATCCTGATCTTAGCTGACGATATTTATGGTCGTTTAGTTTACAATGGTAATAAGTTTACGCCGATTTCCAGTCTGTCAGAGGAAATTCGCAAGCAAACGGTCGTCATCAATGGGGTTTCTAAGAGCTACTCTATGACGGGCTGGCGGATTGGCTATGCTGTAGGTGAGCCTGAGATTATCTCAGCCATGAGCAAGGTTGCAGGGCAAACGACTTCTAATCCAACAGCGGTGGCGCAATATGCAGCCATTGAGGCCTTGACGGGTAGTCAGGATACGGTCGAAAATATGAGATTGGCCTTTGAAGAACGCCTGAATACTATTTATCCTTTGCTGGCTCAAGTGCCTGGCTTTGAAGTCGTTAAACCTCAGGGAGCCTTCTACCTCTTTCCAAATGTTAAAAAAGCGATGGAAATGAAAGGTTATACAGATGTTACAGCCTTTACCACAGCGATTTTAGAAGAAGTAGGAGTTGCTTTGGTGACAGGGGATGGATTTGGTGCGCCAGAAAATGTCCGCCTCAGCTATGCGACGGATATGGATACCCTAAAAGAAGCGGTTCAACGTCTCAAGGATTTCATGGAGAAGTAA
- a CDS encoding VOC family protein gives MIDHFEIKVKDLQISKDFYTSFLAPLGYELDFRTDSLLSFVAPNSPHPGGDFWLGKGEQAPIHFAFFAENHEQVQDCYEAGLKAGGRNNGAPDYRSDHLPYYAAFILDPDGNNVEVVCHKE, from the coding sequence ATGATTGATCATTTTGAGATTAAAGTAAAGGATTTGCAAATTTCAAAAGACTTTTATACAAGCTTTCTTGCTCCTCTTGGCTACGAATTGGATTTTAGAACTGACTCTCTACTCAGTTTTGTTGCCCCCAACAGTCCTCATCCTGGTGGAGATTTTTGGTTAGGAAAGGGAGAGCAGGCTCCTATTCACTTTGCTTTTTTTGCAGAAAACCATGAGCAAGTTCAGGATTGCTATGAAGCCGGTTTAAAGGCAGGAGGAAGAAACAATGGCGCCCCTGATTATAGGAGTGACCATCTTCCTTATTATGCAGCTTTTATTCTAGATCCAGATGGAAATAATGTCGAAGTAGTCTGCCACAAAGAATAA